TTCCGGGTCGGGAGTCAGTACGTGATCTGCGACTTGACCGGGAACCGATGGAGCCGATTGCGCCCCTTCAGGAAGCTCAGTTCGATGAGAAACCCGATCTGCAGGATGTTTGCCCCGATTTTCTCCAGAAGGCGCGCGGCGGCTTCCGCCGTGCCACCGGTGGCGAGCAGGTCGTCCAGGAGCAGAATGCGGGTCCCTGGTTTGACCGCATCGATGTGAATGGCAACGGTGCTGGACCCGTATTCCAGATCGTAGGTTTCCTCGTGAGTGAGGTAAGGAAGCTTGCCCTTCTTGCGGACTGGGATAAACCCGGCCTTGAGCTTGAGGGCGGCGGCGGCGGCGAAGATAA
The sequence above is drawn from the Verrucomicrobiales bacterium genome and encodes:
- a CDS encoding adenine phosphoribosyltransferase — translated: MSHATVTVADLTHSIRNVPDFPKPGIQFKDITPLLADPRLLSGAIDLMTAGFKPGDVDAVVGIDARGFIFAAAAALKLKAGFIPVRKKGKLPYLTHEETYDLEYGSSTVAIHIDAVKPGTRILLLDDLLATGGTAEAAARLLEKIGANILQIGFLIELSFLKGRNRLHRFPVKSQITY